A genomic segment from Ornithorhynchus anatinus isolate Pmale09 chromosome 16, mOrnAna1.pri.v4, whole genome shotgun sequence encodes:
- the WASF2 gene encoding wiskott-Aldrich syndrome protein family member 2, whose translation MPLVTRNIEPRHLCRKALPSVRSELECVTNITLANVIRQLGSLSKFAEDIFGELFTQANTFAFRVSSLAERVDRLQVKVTQLDPKEEEVSLQGINTRKAFRSSTAQDQKLFDRNSLPVPVLETYNVCNTPPPLNNLSQYRDDGKEALKFYTDPSYFFDLWKEKMLQDTKDIMKEKRKHRKEKKDNPNRGNVNPRKIKTRKEEWEKLKMGQEFVESKEKLGPAGYPPNLVYQNGSIGSSDSMDTGGGYPPPPLSDPNSPPSPSFPDDSLLPPPPLEFSYPADDRRGSGSAGPKRSSLVSPSHPPPAPPLGSPPGPRPGFAPPPPPPTIGVPPPPPAGFAPPTTPPPPSPPAFPPHPDFAAPPPPPPPPPPAVDYPSLPPPPASQQVGGAPPPPPPPPPPGPPPPPFGGPDGQPPPPPPPSDTPTSKQKSSLPPVSDARSDLLSAIRQGFQLRKVEEQREQEKRDVVGNDVATILSRRIAVEYSDSEDDSSEMDEDDWSD comes from the exons ATGCCGCTCGTCACGAGGAACATCGAGCCGCGGCACCTGTGCCGCAAAGCACTGCCCAGTGTGCGCAGTGAGCTGGAGTGCGTGACCAACATCACCCTGGCCAATGTCATCCGCCAGCTGGGCAGCCTCA GCAAGTTTGCTGAGGACATATTTGGGGAGCTCTTCACCCAGGCCAACACCTTCGCCTTCCGGGTCAGCTCTCTGGCCGAGAGGGTTGACCGGCTACaggtcaaggtcactcagctggaccccaaggaagaggaag TATCACTCCAGGGCATCAACACCCGCAAGGCCTTCAGGAGCTCCACCGCCCAGGACCAGAAACTCTTTGACCGAAATTCCCTCCCGGTGCCAGTCTTGGAGACTTACAATGTCTGCAACACCCCTCCGCCCCTCAACAACCTCTCCCAGTACAG GGATGACGGCAAGGAGGCTCTCAAGTTCTACACGGACCCGTCTTACTTCTTTGATCTCTGGAAGGAGAAGATGCTTCAGGACACTAAAGACATcatgaaagagaagagaaagcacCGG aaagagaagaaggacaaTCCGAACCGTGGGAACGTAAACCCGCGGAAAATCAAAACGCgcaaggaggagtgggagaagctgAAGATGGGGCAGGAGTTCGTGGAGTCCAAAGAAAAGCTGGGGCCGGCTGG GTATCCTCCCAACCTGGTGTACCAGAACGGCAGCATCGGCTCCAGCGACAGCATGGACACGGGCGGCggctaccccccacccccgctgtcCGACCCCaactccccgccgtccccctctTTCCCCGATGACAGTctgctgcctcccccgcccctggAGTTCAG CTATCCGGCAGACGACCGCAGAGGTTCCGGCTCCGCGGGCCCCAAGAGGTCCAGCCTCGTCAGTCCGAGCCACCCGCCTCCTGCCCCGCCGCTCggctccccgccgggcccccggccgggcttcgcgcccccgccgccgccccccaccatcggggtgcccccgccgccgcccgccggctTTGCTCCCCCAACTACCCCTCCTCCGCCTTCCCCCCCGGCCTTCCCGCCCCACCCTGACTttgctgcccccccaccccctcctccgccgccacCCCCAGCGGTAGATTATCCGTCTCTGCCGCCCCCGCCTGCCTCCCAACAGGTGGGAggggccccgcccccacctccccctccaccgccgcccggccctcctcccccgcctttcGGAGGCCCGGACGGtcagccgccgcccccgccgcccccctcggaCACGCCCACCTCGAAGCAGAAGTCCAGCCTGCCTCCCGTGAGCGATGCACGCAGCGATTTGCTCTCCGCCATCCGCCAAG gcTTCCAGCTGCGCAAGGTGGAGGAGCAGCGCGAGCAGGAGAAGCGCGACGTCGTGGGCAACGACGTGGCCACCATCCTCTCGCGCCGCATCGCGGTGGAGTACAGCGACTCGGAGGACGACTCTTCCGAGATGGACGAGGATGACTGGTCCGATTAG